One region of Culex pipiens pallens isolate TS chromosome 2, TS_CPP_V2, whole genome shotgun sequence genomic DNA includes:
- the LOC120428043 gene encoding uncharacterized protein LOC120428043, whose product MKTNVVDGPSIHSPSGRHELIPRKYKKALSKGDSFSFPSGPRRPSNSTSSVHVVKPSLCHQNPRLFTFLSLNQSGSTMQLPGGGHFRLLHSDQICCPGRPH is encoded by the exons ATGAAGACTAATGTGGTTGACGGACCAAGTATCCA TTCCCCCTCTGGTAGGCACGAACTCATACCCCGAAAGTATAAAAAGGCACTTTCCAAGGGTGATTCTTTCTCATTCCCGTCAGGACCCCGGAGACCATCGAACTCGACGTCAAGTGTGCACGTTGTGAAGCCGTCTTTGTGTCACCAGAATCCACGTTTGTTCACCTTTCTG TCACTAAACCAGTCCGGATCAACCATGCAGCtgccaggtggtggccacttccGGCTGCTCCACTCCGACCAGATTTGTTGCCCGGGCAGACCGCACTGA
- the LOC120427864 gene encoding lysosome-associated membrane glycoprotein 2-like: MKTLRNCMLVMAGLVVLCSAQKDGPVIIPTTEEPPATTTAAPTTTTAASTTTASTTAEPPHTTTPTPAPTTTAAPTTTSTAVPPTTTPVPEPDIGSWTYTNATTNQTCVLAQMALQLNVTYLDNADKPVHVLYDVPKDARVVNGSCAPDSQFLLLTWNAISLAQNTLKVSFAYNKTEHEFALAGLSFFLNLYGDQFPNAKANQTLTLVNNQTLFKTPLDMSYHCNRVQLLNLTTVELPTTGAQSTVAVSKLQFEAFHSKHNAKFSIAKDCDAIDTPDIVPIAVGCALILLIVIVLIAYLVGRRSTRSRGYLSM, translated from the exons ATGAAGACGCTCCGAAATTGTATGCTGGTAATGGCCGGACTAGTGGTCCTGTGCAGTG CTCAAAAGGATGGTCCCGTCATCATACCAACTACCGAGGAAcctccagcaacaacaacagctgcGCCAACAACAACGACGGCTGCTAGCACTACAACTGCTAGCACTACAGCAGAGCCTCCACACACAACTACTCCAACGCCGGCACCAACGACTACTGCAGCACCTACAACAACTAGCACTGCTGTGCCCCCGACGACTACTCCGGTGCCGGAACCGGACATAGGCAGCTGGACGTACACGAACGCCACCACCAACCAGACCTGCGTGCTGGCCCAGATGGCGCTGCAGCTCAACGTCACCTACCTGGACAACG CCGACAAGCCGGTCCACGTGCTGTACGACGTCCCCAAGGATGCCCGCGTCGTCAACGGATCCTGCGCCCCGGACTCGCAGTTCCTGCTGCTGACCTGGAACGCCATCTCGCTCGCCCAGAACACGCTGAAGGTGTCCTTTGCGTACAACAAAACCGAACACGAGTTCGCGCTGGCCGGGCTGAGCTTCTTCCTGAACCTGTACGGCGATCAGTTCCCGAATGCTAAGG CCAACCAAACCCTCACTCTGGTCAACAACCAGACCCTGTTCAAGACGCCGCTGGATATGTCCTACCACTGCAACCGGGTCCAGCTGCTTAATCTGACCACGGTCGAGCTGCCCACCACCGGCGCCCAGTCCACCGTGGCCGTGTCCAAGCTGCAGTTCGAGGCGTTCCACAGCAAGCACAACGCCAAGTTTTCGATCGCCAAGGACTGCGACGCGATCGACACGCCGGATATTGTGCCGATCGCCGTCGGATGTGCGCTCATCTTGCTGATTGTGATCGTGCTGATTGCGTACCTGGTTGGACGCCGCAGCACCCGGTCCCGGGGATATCTCAGCATgtaa
- the LOC120427841 gene encoding alpha-taxilin yields MEVANNGERHPAELKKQMREDKQREAKVTEQLTKQLNGLSVEEKFNLVYKKLIESEKENKRLVQLHKQYERNMEAMKKERENMILEHSKVAMTKSKLESLCRELQKQNRMIKDESLTKIKEEEEKRKQTQEKFQKSLNEIQVVMNENNEKNQALKEDNMEMAKKFKFILEQYELRDQQMDKVNKQMDLMTQLNDAKLAKANMETAAEKEKFLAEKEIIMTELVKVKKQLRDLQQVEVHLREQVNMYSDKYGEFQDSLKKSHNIFVGYKGDMEKMSKKIKNLEKDSGSWKSKWEKSNAALLDLLSEKQIRDEHIHKTARQMFQLQKLCRQLQNERTAYFSALEQNSIEIPAVVEVPCKLPEPEPEPEKPTKKEDDRLEIMTANCSALKANLAALQGQLSEIQLQNETAEATKEEQPAEKTNGQQQQQNGQSKKGKKDKKGKQQVPQKTSSEQPESEVKPEANGTEPEKTEVVIEAEVPTEQPAEVIAAEVTEVTQAEPEPTAEVVAT; encoded by the exons ATGGAGGTGGCCAACAACGGGGAACGGCATCCGGCCGAGCTGAAGAAACAGATGCGCGAGGACAAACAGCGGGAAGCTAAGGTTACGGAGCAG TTGACCAAGCAGCTGAACGGTCTGTCGGTGGAGGAAAAGTTCAACCTGGTGTACAAAAAGCTGATCGAGTCGGAGAAGGAGAACAAGCGGCTGGTGCAGCTCCACAAGCAGTACGAGCGCAACATGGAAGCGATGAAGAAGGAGCGCGAGAACATGATCCTGGAGCACAGCAAGGTGGCGATGACCAAGTCCAAGCTGGAGTCGCTGTGCCGCGAGTTGCAGAAGCAGAACCGCATGATCAAGGACGAGAGTCTGACCAAGAtcaaggaggaggaggagaagcgCAAACAGACGCAGGAAAAGTTCCAAAAGTCGCTGAACGAAATCCAGGTCGTGATGAACGAGAACAACGAGAAGAACCAGGCGCTGAAGGAGGACAACATGGAGATGGCCAAGAAGTTCAAGTTCATCCTGGAGCAGTACGAGCTGCGGGACCAGCAGATGGACAAGGTCAACAAGCAGATGGACCTGATGACGCAGCTGAACGACGCCAAGCTGGCCAAGGCGAACATGGAGACGGCCGCCGAGAAGGAGAAGTTCCTGGC TGAGAAAGAAATCATCATGACCGAGCTGGTGAAGGTGAAGAAGCAGCTGCGGGACCTGCAGCAGGTCGAGGTGCATCTGCGCGAGCAAGTCAACATGTACTCGGACAAGTACGGCGAGTTCCAGGACTCGCTCAAGAAGAGCCACAACATCTTCGTCGGCTACAAGGGCGACATGGAGAAGATGTCCAAGAAGATCAAAAACCTCGAAAAGGATTCCGGCTCGTGGAAGAGCAAATGGGAAAAAAGCAACGCCGCCCTGCTGGATCTCCTGTCCGAGAAGCAAATCCGCGACGAGCACATCCACAAAACGGCCCGCCAAATGTTCCAGCTGCAGAAGCTCTGCCGTCAGCTGCAGAACGAACGGACAGCGTACTTCAGCGCCCTCGAACAGAACAGCATCGAAATTCCCGCCGTCGTTGAAGTGCCCTGCAAGCTGCCCGAACCGGAACCGGAACCGGAAAAGCCCACCAAGAAGGAGGACGACCGGCTCGAGATCATGACCGCCAACTGTTCCGCACTGAAGGCCAACCTGGCCGCCCTCCAGGGACAGCTGAGCGAGATTCAGTTGCAAAACGAGACGGCGGAAGCGACCAAGGAAGAACAACCGGCCGAAAAGACCAAcggacagcagcagcaacagaacGGACAGTCCAAAAAgggcaaaaaagacaaaaagggAAAGCAACAAGTGCCTCAGAAGACCAGCTCGGAACAGCCGGAGTCGGAGGTGAAACCGGAAGCGAATGGAACGGAACCGGAGAAGACGGAAGTGGTCATCGAAGCCGAAGTTCCGACAGAACAACCCGCTGAAGTCATCGCTGCAGAGGTTACGGAAGTGACGCAAGCGGAACCGGAACCGACAGCCGAGGTCGTGGCGACGTAG
- the LOC120428509 gene encoding GATA zinc finger domain-containing protein 14 isoform X3, with translation MTGPIKRGLLWQQRDRLFSRWKERYFILTRDYLNCFKRSSGSASEKISDMGQFIFKIKLVDVEKVEWLNRRSYSAIGLLLGSREGRVLLRCDHGLEDWFELLEECTLSSKERRRALRLTQGPRSRASLAAPVSHASLQSNHLGLGGTYSGAIEDWLMSRHHKAGGGHHNHHHLHHFLHSDSVPDLSTINENHGLTSGLLTNHSTPKKVPNARHNLSGSSTNGYNSHNGSFCNGFPYSPLKKLSDNFINGNSTYIINDEDEEVELRRGGRYRVEQDDLYRRPLGPAGNSNDNNRHSPVLTDLDFSACDSGLDTPPSTHRPSSCRDNMYLIAAYNHHNQSHLAMMNGGKDKTTDTGISSSRGTLVSPANSIRHGLNGNNNNNSYNMNSYGSRYSVQEQKILRARNNHPEETNGKNSIRSIRAEFFEQNKYNNNNNNHLANGSTNNSPAHNGGHHYHHGHQHQHQHLVGSNGNIHQQQQHHHHVVNGLNNNQQQQPHFNGNSINSTNGNGTAALRDRYQHPALAAIINESQGMKFRDRSYSDCQQQVPRRQWTSNTPSPKRIPYLGTPPTRV, from the exons ATCAAACTGGTCGACGTGGAGAAGGTCGAGTGGCTGAACCGCCGGTCGTACAGCGCAATTGGCTTGCTTCTCGGCTCGCGAGAAGGTCGCGTCTTATTGCGCTGCGACCACGGCCTCGAGGACTGGTTCGAGCTGCTGGAGGAGTGCACCCTGAGCAGCAAGGAACGCCGGCGGGCACTCCGGCTAACCCAAGGGCCTCGCTCGCGGGCTTCGTTGGCCGCTCCCGTTTCGCACGCATCCCTGCAGAGCAACCACCTCGGGCTGGGCGGAACCTACTCCGGTGCAATCGAGGACTGGCTCATGTCGCGGCACCACAAGGCCGGCGGAGGTCACCACAATCATCACCATTTGCATCACTTTTTGCACTCGGACTCGGTTCCGGACCTGagcacaatcaacgagaaccaCGGCCTGACCAGCGGACTGTTGACGAACCATTCGACGCCGAAGAAGGTCCCCAACGCACGCCACAACCTGTCCGGAAGTTCGACCAATGGGTACAACAGCCACAACGGAAGCTTCTGCAACGGGTTCCCGTACTCGCCGCTGAAGAAACTCTCGGACAACTTTATCAACGGCAACAGCACCTACATCATCAACGACGAGGACGAAGAGGTTGAACTGCGCCGTGGAGGTCGCTACCGCGTGGAACAGGACGACCTCTACCGGCGTCCGCTGGGCCCGGCCGGCAACAGCAACGACAACAACCGTCACTCAC CAGTGCTGACCGATTTGGACTTTTCCGCGTGTGACAGCGGGTTGGACACGCCACCGTCCACGCATCGGCCTTCGAGCTGCCGGGACAACATGTATCTGATTGCGGCGTACAACCACCACAACCAGAGTCACCTTGCGATGATGAACGGTGGCAAGGACAAAACCACCGACACCGGGATCAGCTCGTCGCGCGGGACGTTGGTGTCGCCGGCGAACAGCATTCGGCACGGACTCaacggcaacaacaacaacaacagctacAATATGAACAGTTATGGGTCGAG ATACAGCGTCCAGGAGCAGAAGATTCTGCGCGCCCGCAACAACCACCCGGAGGAAACTAACGGCAAAAACTCGATTCGCTCGATCCGCGCCGAGTTCTTCGAGCAGAACaaatacaacaacaacaataataatCACCTTGCAAACGGTTCCACCAACAACAGTCCGGCCCACAACGGTGGCCATCACTACCACCATGGTCATCAGCACCAGCACCAACATCTGGTCGGAAGCAACGGAAACATTCACCAACAACAGCAGCACCATCACCACGTGGTCAACGGACTGAACAAcaatcaacagcagcagcctcACTTTAATGGCAACAGTATTAACAGCACCAACGGAAATGGGACGGCCGCGCTGCGGGACCGCTACCAGCATCCGGCCCTCGCCGCAATCATCAACGAATCCCAGGGAATGAAGTTTAGAG ATCGTTCCTACTCGGATTGCCAGCAGCAGGTGCCTCGCCGGCAGTGGACCAGCAACACGCCCAGCCCGAAGCGCATCCCGTACCTGGGAACGCCCCCAACCCGGGTCTAA